One segment of Deltaproteobacteria bacterium DNA contains the following:
- the pyrE gene encoding orotate phosphoribosyltransferase codes for MTQGGSPADHTAISSSWNSGENGFLFLHIWTHFKEVPRVTDPKLRLIEIVLEKSFQYRDNPPFTLASGKQSSYYFNCKPTTMDPEGMNLIGKLLFSMLKDAGITASGGLTLGADPIANALAVISFQEGKPIKSFTVRKETKGHGTKSRIEGSLQPGERVVVLDDVITTGGSTITAIEAVREAGLIIDRVVAFIDREEGGRENILKYVDRVDPILTRTEVMAVYRTRAPEKPRG; via the coding sequence ATGACCCAGGGAGGTTCCCCCGCCGACCACACGGCCATATCCTCGTCGTGGAATTCCGGTGAGAACGGCTTTTTATTTCTGCACATATGGACACATTTTAAGGAGGTACCACGCGTGACCGACCCAAAACTTCGTCTCATTGAAATCGTTCTGGAGAAATCCTTCCAGTACCGGGACAACCCGCCCTTCACACTGGCTTCAGGGAAACAGAGCAGCTACTACTTCAACTGCAAGCCGACGACCATGGACCCGGAGGGTATGAACCTGATCGGGAAACTCCTCTTCTCCATGCTGAAAGACGCTGGGATAACGGCCTCAGGGGGACTTACCCTCGGCGCCGATCCGATCGCCAACGCCCTGGCGGTCATCTCCTTTCAGGAGGGGAAACCCATCAAATCCTTCACGGTCCGCAAGGAAACCAAGGGCCACGGCACCAAAAGCAGGATCGAGGGCAGCCTGCAGCCGGGTGAGCGGGTTGTCGTTCTGGACGACGTCATCACCACGGGCGGCTCGACCATCACGGCCATCGAGGCGGTCCGGGAAGCGGGGCTGATCATTGACCGGGTGGTCGCCTTCATCGACCGCGAGGAAGGAGGGCGGGAGAATATCCTGAAGTACGTGGACCGGGTGGACCCCATCCTGACCCGGACGGAGGTCATGGCGGTGTACCGGACCCGCGCCCCCGAAAAACCCCGGGGTTAG
- a CDS encoding dihydropteroate synthase: protein MNTRTKIRRILRNRLVLLDGATGTELQKKGMPTGTCPEVWSLQNPDDMADIHRAYESAGADVVYTCTFGGNRLKLDQYGIGHVTETNRRLALLAKKAVTGATLVAGDIGPTGRFVEPFGDLSFADAVHIYTEQMRGLIDGGVDLLIIETMLDIQEARAALIAAKELSDIYTIVTMTFEANGRTLNGTNPLAALITLQSLGADAVGCNCSTGPETMNAFITVMKPFAKVPLAAKPNAGLPKVVDGVTCFDMAPDVFAVQTARMADSGVNFIGGCCGTTPDHVRELKKALAGRPAIVPACKSISAVSSSTKAKIFGKSAPLVIVGERINPTGKKELQQELLAGKYTLVRQMAKDQELAGADLLDVNIGVPDIDEKKTIKDIVYLLSTTTEIPLVIDSSDIDTIATALRHYPGRALINSISGEPDKTKRLLPLAAKYGAMFILLPLTEKILPETAEERIAIIRDLFREARAYGFTKEDIVVDGLVMTVASDQAAPVETLKTIDWCTRKFGCRTIVGLSNVSFGLPERRWINATFLAMAQQAGLTMAIANPGIPELMAVKRSGDVLLERDPQASAYITRYSSEEPAVTVAPEENELTSPEKLTRVILDGNRDDILDVIRENLEQGYAPGLLVDEIMIPAINRVGDLYEQKRYFLPQLMASAEAMKEGMAHLEPILAREGAAKARGVILIATVKGDIHDIGKNIVALLIRNQGYVVIDLGKDVAAETIVAEIKTRRPDVVALSALMTTTMVNMNEVIDLARQEGETCPFMVGGAVVTAAFAQSIGAHYSKDGVEAAKMVDALLKNRRGKNPAG, encoded by the coding sequence GTGAATACGAGAACCAAGATCAGACGCATCCTCCGAAACCGCCTTGTACTCCTGGACGGCGCGACGGGAACGGAGCTACAGAAAAAGGGCATGCCCACCGGAACCTGTCCGGAGGTCTGGTCCCTCCAAAACCCCGATGATATGGCTGATATTCATCGGGCATACGAGAGCGCGGGGGCGGATGTCGTCTATACCTGCACCTTCGGAGGGAACCGCCTCAAGCTCGACCAGTATGGGATCGGCCATGTAACGGAAACAAACCGGCGCCTGGCCCTCCTGGCCAAAAAGGCTGTAACCGGTGCGACCCTGGTTGCCGGGGATATCGGCCCAACGGGCCGCTTCGTCGAACCCTTCGGAGACCTTTCCTTTGCGGATGCCGTCCATATTTACACGGAACAGATGCGGGGACTCATCGACGGCGGGGTCGATCTGCTGATCATCGAAACGATGCTGGACATCCAGGAGGCCCGGGCGGCCCTGATCGCCGCGAAGGAGCTTTCCGATATCTACACCATCGTCACCATGACCTTCGAGGCCAACGGACGCACGTTGAACGGGACGAACCCGCTGGCGGCCCTGATCACCCTTCAGAGCCTCGGTGCCGACGCCGTCGGCTGCAACTGTTCGACGGGCCCGGAGACGATGAACGCCTTCATCACCGTCATGAAGCCCTTTGCCAAGGTGCCGCTGGCCGCCAAACCCAACGCCGGGCTGCCGAAAGTCGTGGACGGAGTCACCTGTTTTGATATGGCGCCGGACGTATTCGCCGTCCAGACTGCGCGCATGGCCGACTCCGGGGTGAATTTCATCGGCGGCTGCTGCGGGACAACTCCGGACCATGTCCGGGAGTTGAAAAAAGCCCTTGCCGGGCGACCGGCCATTGTGCCGGCCTGCAAATCCATCAGCGCCGTGAGTTCCTCTACAAAGGCGAAAATATTCGGAAAATCCGCTCCGTTGGTCATCGTCGGCGAACGGATCAACCCAACGGGGAAAAAAGAGCTCCAACAGGAATTGCTTGCCGGGAAATACACCCTGGTCCGGCAGATGGCAAAAGATCAGGAACTGGCCGGAGCGGATCTGCTGGATGTAAACATCGGTGTCCCCGACATCGATGAGAAGAAAACAATCAAGGATATCGTATATTTACTTTCCACAACAACGGAGATCCCCCTGGTCATCGATTCCTCCGACATCGATACAATTGCCACGGCCCTTCGCCACTATCCCGGGCGGGCCCTGATCAATTCCATTTCGGGCGAGCCGGACAAGACCAAACGCCTCCTCCCCCTGGCCGCAAAATACGGCGCCATGTTCATCCTCCTTCCGCTGACGGAGAAAATTCTGCCGGAAACGGCGGAGGAACGGATCGCCATCATCCGCGACCTCTTCAGGGAGGCCCGTGCTTACGGGTTTACCAAGGAAGATATCGTCGTGGACGGCCTCGTCATGACGGTGGCCTCCGATCAGGCGGCGCCGGTGGAGACGCTGAAAACCATCGACTGGTGTACCCGGAAATTTGGATGCCGAACGATTGTCGGCCTGTCGAACGTCTCCTTTGGACTCCCCGAGCGGCGCTGGATCAACGCGACCTTTCTGGCCATGGCACAACAGGCGGGCCTCACCATGGCGATCGCCAATCCGGGGATTCCCGAACTCATGGCGGTGAAACGGAGTGGTGATGTTTTGCTGGAACGAGATCCCCAAGCTTCGGCCTACATTACCCGCTATTCCTCCGAGGAGCCCGCCGTGACCGTTGCCCCGGAAGAAAACGAACTGACCTCACCGGAAAAACTGACCCGGGTCATCCTCGATGGCAACAGGGACGACATACTCGATGTGATCCGGGAAAACCTGGAACAGGGATATGCCCCCGGCCTCCTGGTCGATGAAATCATGATTCCCGCCATCAACCGCGTCGGCGACCTGTACGAACAGAAACGCTATTTCCTTCCCCAGCTCATGGCAAGCGCGGAAGCAATGAAAGAGGGGATGGCGCACCTGGAACCCATCCTTGCCAGGGAAGGTGCCGCCAAGGCGAGAGGCGTCATCCTGATTGCGACGGTCAAGGGGGACATCCACGACATCGGCAAGAATATTGTGGCCCTCCTGATCCGGAACCAGGGATATGTCGTAATCGACCTGGGCAAGGACGTCGCCGCGGAAACGATTGTCGCGGAAATAAAAACACGACGACCGGACGTGGTCGCCCTGTCCGCCCTCATGACAACGACCATGGTCAACATGAACGAGGTGATCGATCTGGCCCGTCAGGAGGGCGAAACCTGCCCCTTCATGGTCGGCGGCGCCGTCGTCACAGCCGCGTTTGCCCAATCCATCGGCGCCCACTATTCCAAAGACGGCGTCGAAGCGGCGAAGATGGTCGATGCGTTATTGAAAAACCGACGGGGGAAAAATCCCGCGGGTTGA
- a CDS encoding zinc ribbon domain-containing protein — MENDDLVKCSNCGETMGPEATFCARCGGRLEKRPPVKKCASCGRTMEPQAVFCSRCGKRYEGVAAAAGGGAVRKMIWPSLILILIIVLAVMIKLFSSGIPPKTMSSENTGDKGGKETMTRELAEEKPPVAKRVLIETDGDVYRRGEVIRVRYYDAPGYSRDWICIVPAGSRSTEAGDYQYIPKRGRGVMTFRVHSPGRYEVRAFYHYSPGVYRVTARHTFTVRE; from the coding sequence ATGGAAAATGACGATTTGGTGAAATGCTCCAACTGCGGGGAAACGATGGGGCCGGAGGCCACGTTTTGCGCCCGTTGCGGAGGCCGTCTCGAAAAAAGGCCTCCCGTGAAAAAATGCGCCTCCTGCGGACGAACCATGGAACCCCAGGCCGTCTTTTGTTCCCGTTGCGGGAAACGCTACGAAGGGGTCGCGGCCGCGGCCGGGGGTGGGGCCGTAAGAAAAATGATCTGGCCGTCACTGATTCTCATACTGATCATCGTCCTTGCCGTCATGATAAAACTCTTCTCTTCAGGCATCCCGCCGAAGACGATGTCATCGGAGAATACGGGCGATAAGGGGGGGAAGGAAACGATGACCCGGGAATTGGCGGAGGAAAAACCCCCTGTCGCGAAAAGGGTTCTGATCGAGACGGACGGGGACGTCTATCGCAGGGGGGAAGTGATTCGGGTGAGGTATTACGACGCCCCCGGATATTCAAGGGACTGGATATGCATTGTTCCGGCGGGCTCCCGCAGTACGGAGGCAGGGGATTATCAGTACATCCCGAAACGGGGGCGGGGCGTTATGACTTTTCGCGTCCATTCCCCGGGCAGGTACGAGGTGCGGGCCTTTTACCATTACAGTCCCGGCGTGTACAGGGTTACGGCTCGTCACACATTTACGGTACGAGAATAA
- a CDS encoding peptide chain release factor 3, with amino-acid sequence MNNEKEIARRRTFAIISHPDAGKTTLTEKLLLYGGAIQMAGAVKARKAVRHATSDWMAMERDRGISVSTSVMNFRYGDYEINLLDTPGHEDFSEDTYRVLTAVDGALMVIDSGKGVESRTKKLMEVCRMRNTPIITFINKLDRDGLEPLSILSDIEESLQIECVPMTWPIGMGKLFRGAYDLYRKELHLFSQTHHGRIQEGVVIHNLRDPQLDELLGGQAGELRDDVELLREAANPFSREEYLKGNQTPVFFGSAVNNFGVRELLNTFVELSPAPSPRRATTRLVDPAEEDFSGFVFKIQANMDPAHRDRIAFFRICSGRFFPGIRVRHHRLGKEIQINQATMFMAQERSHVEEAFPGDIIGIHNYGTIKIGDTFTKKENLRFTGIPNFAPEHFRRVRLRDPLRSKQLEKGLTQLAEEGAVQLFKPLGQSDFILGAVGVLQFDVIMSRLRDEYNVDCLCEAIDYTTVRWIHCDNGPILREFEKAARAYLAYDAGGNLAYLAPNEWRLQDTMGQWPAIQFHSTIEHSHGS; translated from the coding sequence ATGAATAACGAAAAAGAGATCGCCCGACGACGGACGTTCGCCATCATCAGCCATCCCGATGCGGGGAAGACAACCCTGACGGAAAAGCTCCTCCTGTACGGCGGGGCGATCCAGATGGCCGGGGCCGTCAAGGCCCGGAAGGCCGTCCGCCACGCGACGAGCGACTGGATGGCCATGGAGCGGGACCGGGGCATTTCGGTCAGCACGTCCGTCATGAACTTCCGCTACGGAGACTACGAGATCAACCTCCTGGACACGCCGGGCCACGAGGATTTTTCGGAGGATACGTACCGGGTGCTGACCGCCGTGGACGGAGCGCTCATGGTCATCGACAGCGGTAAGGGCGTCGAGTCAAGAACGAAAAAGCTGATGGAGGTCTGCCGTATGCGCAACACCCCCATCATCACCTTCATCAACAAGCTCGACCGGGATGGTCTGGAACCTCTGAGCATTCTGTCGGATATCGAGGAGTCCCTCCAGATCGAATGCGTGCCCATGACCTGGCCCATCGGCATGGGAAAACTTTTCAGGGGGGCGTACGATCTCTACCGAAAGGAACTGCACCTCTTCTCTCAGACCCATCACGGCCGGATTCAGGAGGGGGTCGTCATCCACAATCTCCGGGATCCGCAGCTCGATGAACTGCTGGGGGGGCAGGCGGGCGAGTTGCGGGACGATGTGGAACTCCTGCGGGAGGCGGCAAATCCCTTCAGCCGGGAGGAGTACCTGAAGGGAAACCAGACGCCGGTTTTTTTCGGAAGCGCCGTCAACAATTTCGGTGTTCGGGAACTTCTGAATACCTTTGTCGAACTGTCCCCCGCGCCATCGCCCCGCCGGGCGACAACCCGCCTGGTGGACCCTGCGGAGGAGGATTTCTCGGGGTTCGTTTTCAAGATTCAGGCCAACATGGACCCGGCCCACCGGGACCGGATCGCCTTCTTCCGGATCTGCTCCGGCCGCTTTTTCCCGGGTATCCGGGTGCGGCATCATCGTTTGGGAAAGGAGATTCAAATCAATCAGGCGACCATGTTCATGGCCCAGGAACGGAGCCATGTTGAGGAAGCCTTCCCCGGTGATATCATCGGCATTCACAACTACGGAACGATCAAGATCGGCGATACCTTCACGAAAAAAGAAAACCTTCGTTTCACAGGGATTCCGAATTTTGCCCCCGAGCATTTCCGCCGTGTACGGCTCCGCGACCCCCTCCGGTCGAAACAGCTGGAAAAGGGCCTGACCCAGCTTGCCGAAGAAGGGGCGGTTCAGCTTTTCAAGCCCCTGGGGCAGAGCGATTTCATCCTCGGGGCGGTCGGTGTCCTGCAATTCGATGTGATTATGTCGCGCCTGCGGGATGAGTACAATGTCGACTGCCTATGCGAAGCCATCGATTATACGACCGTTCGCTGGATTCACTGTGATAACGGGCCCATCCTCAGGGAGTTTGAGAAAGCCGCCCGCGCCTACCTGGCCTACGACGCGGGGGGGAACCTGGCCTACCTTGCGCCCAACGAGTGGCGTCTCCAGGACACGATGGGGCAGTGGCCGGCCATCCAGTTCCATTCAACGATCGAACATAGCCACGGCAGCTGA
- a CDS encoding diguanylate cyclase, which produces MDSESTYLEEKGYGEIDLFKHVDLEAVRGLLDACTIRVAGRDEILIRPGQTNQTVYCILAGSLRIHGGALEGIPDAIPGPGENVGEMLVIDQEPATVFVVANEPTRLLCIEEDILWSLVHASHAAACNLLLGMTRRLRHAAGTPLGDRRAEPPFHHRGSIDALTGLRNRYWMEQTLGRQVLKSRMDGSPLSLILIGVDHFRPFNEKHGVSYGNRVFYSMAHTISANLRPAEVVVRYNEDDFLVLLPEKDLETAAGIADRLHREIMDAVPVLPDGRRKPHPDVSMGITEMGKGDIPETMLQAVEASLFRVRNGAGSPVSG; this is translated from the coding sequence ATGGACAGCGAATCGACCTACCTGGAGGAAAAGGGGTACGGGGAAATCGACCTTTTCAAACATGTGGACCTGGAAGCGGTTCGGGGCCTTCTGGACGCCTGCACCATTCGGGTTGCCGGGAGGGATGAGATTCTGATCCGGCCGGGCCAGACAAACCAGACCGTATACTGTATTCTTGCCGGATCGTTGCGAATTCATGGGGGAGCCCTCGAGGGCATTCCCGATGCCATTCCCGGACCCGGTGAAAATGTCGGGGAAATGCTGGTGATCGATCAGGAGCCGGCAACGGTTTTTGTCGTCGCCAATGAACCAACCCGTTTGTTGTGCATCGAGGAAGACATCCTGTGGTCGCTGGTTCATGCATCCCATGCCGCCGCCTGTAACCTCCTGTTGGGCATGACCCGGAGGTTGCGCCACGCAGCCGGCACCCCCCTTGGAGACAGGCGCGCGGAACCTCCCTTCCATCATCGCGGAAGCATCGACGCCCTGACGGGCTTGCGAAACCGCTACTGGATGGAACAAACGCTGGGGCGTCAGGTTCTGAAATCTCGAATGGATGGAAGTCCCCTGTCGCTTATCCTGATCGGGGTCGATCACTTTCGGCCATTCAACGAAAAACATGGCGTGAGCTACGGCAATCGCGTGTTCTACTCCATGGCCCATACCATCAGTGCGAACCTGCGTCCGGCGGAAGTCGTTGTCCGGTACAACGAAGACGATTTCCTCGTTCTTCTCCCCGAAAAGGATCTTGAGACGGCGGCCGGGATTGCCGACCGGCTCCATCGGGAAATAATGGACGCGGTGCCCGTTCTGCCCGATGGTCGGCGGAAGCCCCATCCCGATGTCTCCATGGGCATCACCGAGATGGGGAAGGGGGACATACCGGAAACCATGCTTCAGGCGGTGGAGGCCTCTTTGTTTCGTGTTCGGAACGGGGCGGGTTCTCCCGTTTCCGGTTAA
- a CDS encoding response regulator: MNETPRNKILFVDDEIPFLDSIRRVLKNKSDIWDIDCVERGVDALLATARTDYDVIVTDITMPGMSGFELLSRLREADRTRDTPVIVLTGNAEHNLKREALDLGATDLLTKPVHPADLISRLGSALRIKECQDHIKEHNRTLELKVQERTAELEASRLEIIWRLAKAAEFRDEETGNHVIRVGCYCRILSEKMNMPRDFTETLFLASPLHDIGKIGIPDSILLKPQDLTPEERRVMEKHCEYGAEILLGRPHGLMIYSGRQDPDRMTAGLSDHNPVIEMAARIALHHHERWDGTGYPHRIKNTGIPISARIVSLADVYDALSSKRPYKDALEPDQAFRIICEGSGTQFDPEICRTFEENIDEIRSVQEELSG; encoded by the coding sequence ATGAACGAGACCCCCAGGAATAAGATCCTTTTTGTGGATGACGAGATTCCCTTTCTTGACAGCATCAGGAGGGTTCTGAAAAACAAAAGCGACATATGGGATATCGATTGCGTGGAGCGCGGCGTCGACGCCCTTCTGGCGACAGCCCGCACGGATTACGACGTCATCGTCACCGATATCACCATGCCGGGCATGAGCGGATTTGAGCTCCTGTCACGCCTGAGAGAAGCGGACCGAACCCGCGACACCCCCGTAATCGTTTTAACGGGAAACGCGGAACACAATCTGAAACGCGAGGCCCTCGACCTGGGCGCAACGGATCTGCTGACAAAACCGGTGCATCCCGCCGACTTGATCTCAAGGCTGGGAAGCGCCCTGCGTATCAAGGAATGCCAGGACCATATCAAGGAACACAATCGCACCCTCGAGTTGAAGGTACAGGAACGCACGGCGGAACTCGAGGCATCACGGCTGGAAATCATCTGGCGCCTGGCCAAAGCCGCTGAATTCAGAGATGAGGAAACGGGGAATCATGTCATCCGCGTGGGCTGTTACTGCCGCATCCTGTCTGAAAAGATGAACATGCCTCGGGACTTCACAGAGACCCTGTTTCTGGCAAGCCCGCTCCATGACATCGGTAAAATCGGAATCCCGGACAGCATCCTTCTTAAACCGCAGGACCTGACGCCGGAAGAGAGGCGGGTCATGGAAAAGCACTGCGAATACGGCGCGGAAATTCTCCTGGGGCGGCCGCACGGCCTGATGATCTATTCCGGCCGGCAAGACCCCGATCGCATGACGGCCGGGCTGTCGGATCACAACCCGGTCATCGAAATGGCCGCCCGGATCGCACTCCATCATCATGAAAGATGGGATGGAACCGGTTATCCCCACCGCATCAAAAACACGGGAATCCCCATATCGGCCCGGATTGTTTCCCTTGCGGACGTCTATGACGCCCTGTCCTCAAAACGGCCCTATAAAGACGCCCTGGAGCCGGACCAGGCCTTCCGGATAATCTGTGAAGGCAGCGGCACACAATTCGACCCCGAGATATGCCGGACGTTTGAGGAAAATATTGATGAAATCCGGTCCGTACAGGAAGAATTGTCAGGATGA
- a CDS encoding PAS domain S-box protein yields MKKARRNNIIPDAEDAGGDAEKKGSLRAIGERVTQVFLAMPLRLFLFLILLFAVVPLIVVILKIGIDHRDTLTLSQGLSVLLAAFLFPVFAWVSANLVLVKRLHKIFTAFHKLEKGELRARSGMGYSDYDIGYLAKAFDTMAEAIEARDGKLKQAINSLRELEHQWTNILDCLPDPAFAIDGEGKVILWNRAMEDLTGIRASEILGKGNREYAVPFYGRRMNMLIDCLSLSPAELAHRHKSIKRVGNTLYGTGPIKSHLPGQTIHTWGTASPLFDADGQKAGAVEIIRDITDHRKALIALRDGAAKYRALFEAASDAVTLMNDVAYTDCNRKAMDLFGCTREEFIGRRPIDFSPPKQADGRDSASAAAEKISGALSGTPQFFEWFHRRKDGTVFTAEISLVCIETTTDGFIIQSIMRDVTERKRAEALELHSRKLESVGQLGAGIAHEINTPVQFIGDNIHFIQNAVNDIFTLVSLYKRAVEDGGETGSLSAGREQLRERAREIDLPYLEQEIPRAIEQSLDGLERIDRIVKSLREFSQPGEKEETEFDLNHAVESSITLSRNVWKYTAELTTALDPDLPPVKCYPADINQVILNLIVNAAHAVQEKISAGEGGMGRIVISTKRDKDTVVLSVSDTGTGIPPDLRSRIFDPFFTTKEVGRGTGQGLAIAHSIVEKKHGGKISFETASGEGTTFRIRLPLKEEPA; encoded by the coding sequence ATGAAAAAAGCAAGACGGAACAACATAATACCTGACGCCGAGGATGCCGGGGGTGATGCTGAAAAAAAGGGGAGCCTTCGGGCGATCGGTGAGAGGGTGACGCAGGTCTTCCTGGCCATGCCGCTCCGTTTATTCCTGTTCCTCATCCTTCTTTTCGCCGTTGTTCCCCTCATTGTCGTCATCCTGAAGATCGGCATCGACCACCGGGACACCTTGACCCTGTCCCAGGGCCTGTCGGTTCTCCTCGCCGCCTTCCTCTTCCCTGTTTTCGCCTGGGTTTCAGCAAACCTTGTCCTGGTAAAAAGACTCCATAAAATCTTTACCGCTTTTCACAAGCTCGAAAAGGGCGAGCTTCGGGCCCGATCGGGCATGGGGTATTCCGACTACGACATCGGATACCTGGCCAAGGCGTTCGACACCATGGCGGAGGCCATCGAGGCACGGGACGGCAAGCTTAAGCAGGCCATAAATTCGCTCCGGGAACTGGAGCACCAGTGGACCAATATCCTGGATTGTCTTCCCGACCCCGCTTTTGCGATCGACGGGGAAGGCAAAGTGATCCTCTGGAACCGGGCCATGGAGGATTTAACGGGCATCAGGGCATCGGAAATACTGGGCAAGGGAAACCGCGAGTATGCCGTCCCCTTCTACGGACGGCGAATGAACATGCTTATCGACTGTCTCTCCCTGTCGCCTGCGGAACTGGCCCACCGGCACAAATCCATCAAACGCGTGGGGAACACCCTGTACGGAACAGGCCCCATAAAGTCTCATTTGCCCGGGCAAACCATCCATACCTGGGGCACGGCTTCACCGCTGTTCGACGCCGACGGTCAAAAGGCGGGAGCCGTCGAAATCATTCGGGATATTACGGACCACCGGAAAGCCCTCATCGCCTTGCGGGATGGCGCCGCCAAGTATCGCGCCCTTTTCGAAGCGGCCAGCGACGCCGTGACCCTGATGAACGACGTCGCCTATACCGACTGCAACCGGAAAGCCATGGACCTGTTCGGCTGTACGAGGGAGGAATTCATCGGCCGCCGCCCCATTGATTTCTCCCCGCCTAAACAGGCGGACGGCCGGGATTCGGCTTCCGCCGCGGCGGAAAAAATCAGCGGCGCCCTGTCCGGGACGCCGCAGTTTTTCGAGTGGTTCCACCGCCGCAAGGACGGAACGGTCTTCACGGCGGAAATCAGTCTCGTGTGCATCGAGACGACAACGGATGGTTTTATTATACAGTCCATCATGCGCGACGTCACGGAACGCAAGAGAGCGGAAGCCCTGGAGTTGCACTCCCGGAAACTGGAGTCCGTGGGGCAATTGGGCGCCGGGATCGCCCACGAAATCAACACCCCCGTCCAGTTCATCGGCGACAATATTCATTTCATTCAGAACGCCGTGAATGATATCTTCACGCTGGTATCCCTTTATAAAAGGGCGGTTGAAGATGGAGGCGAGACGGGGAGCCTGTCGGCGGGGCGGGAACAGCTCCGGGAAAGGGCTCGCGAAATCGATCTGCCCTATCTCGAGCAGGAGATTCCCCGGGCTATCGAACAGTCTCTGGACGGCCTCGAACGGATCGACCGCATCGTGAAGTCCCTTCGGGAGTTCTCACAACCCGGTGAGAAAGAAGAAACCGAGTTCGACCTGAACCACGCCGTCGAATCGTCGATCACGCTCTCGAGGAATGTGTGGAAGTATACGGCCGAACTGACGACGGCGCTCGATCCCGACCTGCCTCCGGTCAAATGCTATCCCGCCGATATCAACCAGGTCATTCTCAACCTCATCGTCAACGCCGCTCATGCCGTTCAGGAAAAAATCTCCGCCGGGGAAGGCGGCATGGGCCGCATCGTTATTTCCACAAAACGGGATAAGGATACCGTGGTTCTCTCCGTGTCGGATACGGGAACGGGCATTCCGCCGGATCTGAGGTCCCGCATCTTCGATCCCTTCTTTACCACCAAGGAGGTGGGCCGGGGAACGGGACAGGGTTTGGCCATCGCCCACAGCATCGTTGAAAAGAAACACGGAGGGAAGATTTCTTTCGAAACTGCATCGGGAGAGGGAACCACCTTCCGCATTCGCTTGCCCCTGAAAGAAGAACCGGCATGA
- a CDS encoding response regulator — MMKKRVLFVDDEPMVLHGLQRMLYACRHEWEMVFVESGVQALEAMALSPFDVIVADMRMPGMNGAELINEVKKRYPQTVRLILSGYSDDALVMQCMDTVHQFIAKPCNPVILKNPLQRVSDVSGKLTDPELKKLVANLNRLPSLPALYTEIMRKLEENHVTIRDIAAIVSRDIGMTAKILQLVNSAFFGLRQRITNLDNAISFLGLDLIRNLCLTINIFDQYRNIDIPGGFAVTELWNHSLETACLAQKICRIQNAGKVMEDDAFSAGLLHDAGRLILASNFPEQYRRTILLAGERHCDLFTAEKEVFHHSHCDFGGYLLELWGLPMPVVEAVLLHHEPGRNSASHFSPLSAVHVANVLVQDETKPAGGIRSSVLDMDYLKSLNMENRVEVWRDVYEKSKTEQHNT; from the coding sequence ATGATGAAGAAACGCGTTCTCTTCGTCGATGACGAACCCATGGTTCTTCATGGACTGCAGCGTATGCTTTACGCCTGCCGTCATGAATGGGAAATGGTCTTTGTGGAAAGCGGTGTCCAGGCCCTGGAAGCCATGGCCCTGTCTCCCTTCGACGTGATCGTGGCGGATATGCGTATGCCGGGCATGAACGGCGCGGAACTGATCAATGAGGTCAAGAAGCGTTATCCGCAGACCGTGCGTCTTATTCTTTCCGGTTACTCCGACGACGCCCTGGTCATGCAATGCATGGACACGGTACACCAGTTTATTGCGAAACCCTGTAATCCGGTGATTCTGAAAAATCCCCTTCAAAGGGTTTCCGATGTTTCCGGAAAGCTTACCGATCCGGAACTCAAGAAGCTCGTGGCCAACCTCAACCGGCTTCCGAGCCTGCCGGCCCTCTACACGGAAATCATGCGGAAGCTGGAAGAAAACCATGTGACGATCCGCGATATTGCCGCCATTGTCTCCCGGGACATAGGCATGACGGCAAAAATCCTCCAACTGGTTAATTCCGCCTTTTTCGGCCTTCGGCAACGCATCACCAATCTGGATAACGCCATTTCCTTTCTCGGACTGGACCTGATCAGGAACCTCTGTCTGACCATCAACATTTTCGACCAGTATCGGAATATCGATATTCCGGGTGGCTTCGCCGTCACGGAACTCTGGAATCACAGCCTGGAAACGGCCTGCCTGGCTCAGAAAATCTGCCGCATACAGAACGCCGGGAAGGTGATGGAAGACGACGCCTTCAGCGCGGGGTTGCTTCATGACGCGGGACGGCTGATCCTGGCCTCCAATTTCCCCGAACAGTACCGTCGCACCATTCTTTTGGCGGGGGAGCGGCATTGTGATCTTTTTACCGCCGAAAAAGAAGTATTTCACCATTCCCACTGTGATTTCGGCGGTTATCTTTTGGAATTGTGGGGTCTGCCGATGCCCGTGGTGGAAGCGGTTTTGCTGCACCATGAGCCGGGCAGGAACTCGGCAAGTCACTTTTCCCCCCTGTCAGCCGTTCATGTGGCCAATGTCCTGGTTCAGGACGAAACAAAACCGGCCGGAGGAATCAGATCGAGTGTTCTCGATATGGATTACCTGAAGTCCTTGAATATGGAAAATCGTGTCGAAGTATGGCGTGACGTTTATGAAAAAAGCAAGACGGAACAACATAATACCTGA